The Athene noctua chromosome 13, bAthNoc1.hap1.1, whole genome shotgun sequence genome has a segment encoding these proteins:
- the AP3S2 gene encoding AP-3 complex subunit sigma-2 isoform X8, with the protein MINAILVFNNHGKPRLVRFYQHLAEEVQQQIIRETFHLVLKRDDHICNFLECGSLFGGSDYKLIYRHYATLYFVFCVDSSESELGILDLIQGGLSAAPSRAVSAVKNINLPEIPRNINIGDINIKVPNLSQFM; encoded by the exons ATGATCAACGCCATCCTGGTGTTCAACAACCACGGGAAGCCGCGGCTTGTCCGCTTCTACCAGCACCtg GCGGAGGAGGTACAGCAGCAGATTATCCGTGAGACTTTCCACCTGGTGCTGAAGCGCGATGACCACATTTGCAACTTCCTGGAGTGTGGCAG CCTGTTTGGCGGCTCTGACTACAAGCTGATCTACCGCCACTACGCCACGCTGTACTTCGTCTTCTGTGTGGACTCCTCCGAGAGCGAGCTGGGCATCCTGGACCTCATCCAG GGCGGACTCTCGGCCGCTCCTTCCCGTGCAGTCTCGGCTGTGAAGAACATCAACCTGCCTGAGATCCCTCGCAACATCAACATCGGTGACATCAACATTAAAGTGCCCAACCTGTCGCAGTTCATGTGA
- the AP3S2 gene encoding AP-3 complex subunit sigma-2 isoform X2, producing MINAILVFNNHGKPRLVRFYQHLAEEVQQQIIRETFHLVLKRDDHICNFLECGSLFGGSDYKLIYRHYATLYFVFCVDSSESELGILDLIQVFVETLDKCFENVCELDLIFHMDKVHHILQEVVIGGMVLETNMNEIVAQVEAQSKLEKAEQGIAGPAVTVPSRWQGGLSAAPSRAVSAVKNINLPEIPRNINIGDINIKVPNLSQFM from the exons ATGATCAACGCCATCCTGGTGTTCAACAACCACGGGAAGCCGCGGCTTGTCCGCTTCTACCAGCACCtg GCGGAGGAGGTACAGCAGCAGATTATCCGTGAGACTTTCCACCTGGTGCTGAAGCGCGATGACCACATTTGCAACTTCCTGGAGTGTGGCAG CCTGTTTGGCGGCTCTGACTACAAGCTGATCTACCGCCACTACGCCACGCTGTACTTCGTCTTCTGTGTGGACTCCTCCGAGAGCGAGCTGGGCATCCTGGACCTCATCCAG GTTTTTGTGGAGACGCTGGACAAGTGCTTTGAGAACGTCTGTGAGCTGGACCTCATCTTCCACATGGACAAG GTTCACCACATCTTGCAGGAGGTGGTGATAGGTGGCATGGTGCTGGAGACTAACATGAATGAGATCGTGGCGCAGGTGGAGGCCCAGAGCAAGCTGGAGAAGGCAGAG CAGGGGATTGCGGGGCCGGCGGTGACCGTTCCCTCCCGTTGGCAGGGCGGACTCTCGGCCGCTCCTTCCCGTGCAGTCTCGGCTGTGAAGAACATCAACCTGCCTGAGATCCCTCGCAACATCAACATCGGTGACATCAACATTAAAGTGCCCAACCTGTCGCAGTTCATGTGA
- the AP3S2 gene encoding AP-3 complex subunit sigma-2 isoform X6, with the protein MINAILVFNNHGKPRLVRFYQHLAEEVQQQIIRETFHLVLKRDDHICNFLECGSLFGGSDYKLIYRHYATLYFVFCVDSSESELGILDLIQVHHILQEVVIGGMVLETNMNEIVAQVEAQSKLEKAEGGLSAAPSRAVSAVKNINLPEIPRNINIGDINIKVPNLSQFM; encoded by the exons ATGATCAACGCCATCCTGGTGTTCAACAACCACGGGAAGCCGCGGCTTGTCCGCTTCTACCAGCACCtg GCGGAGGAGGTACAGCAGCAGATTATCCGTGAGACTTTCCACCTGGTGCTGAAGCGCGATGACCACATTTGCAACTTCCTGGAGTGTGGCAG CCTGTTTGGCGGCTCTGACTACAAGCTGATCTACCGCCACTACGCCACGCTGTACTTCGTCTTCTGTGTGGACTCCTCCGAGAGCGAGCTGGGCATCCTGGACCTCATCCAG GTTCACCACATCTTGCAGGAGGTGGTGATAGGTGGCATGGTGCTGGAGACTAACATGAATGAGATCGTGGCGCAGGTGGAGGCCCAGAGCAAGCTGGAGAAGGCAGAG GGCGGACTCTCGGCCGCTCCTTCCCGTGCAGTCTCGGCTGTGAAGAACATCAACCTGCCTGAGATCCCTCGCAACATCAACATCGGTGACATCAACATTAAAGTGCCCAACCTGTCGCAGTTCATGTGA
- the AP3S2 gene encoding AP-3 complex subunit sigma-2 isoform X7 encodes MINAILVFNNHGKPRLVRFYQHLAEEVQQQIIRETFHLVLKRDDHICNFLECGSLFGGSDYKLIYRHYATLYFVFCVDSSESELGILDLIQVFVETLDKCFENVCELDLIFHMDKGGLSAAPSRAVSAVKNINLPEIPRNINIGDINIKVPNLSQFM; translated from the exons ATGATCAACGCCATCCTGGTGTTCAACAACCACGGGAAGCCGCGGCTTGTCCGCTTCTACCAGCACCtg GCGGAGGAGGTACAGCAGCAGATTATCCGTGAGACTTTCCACCTGGTGCTGAAGCGCGATGACCACATTTGCAACTTCCTGGAGTGTGGCAG CCTGTTTGGCGGCTCTGACTACAAGCTGATCTACCGCCACTACGCCACGCTGTACTTCGTCTTCTGTGTGGACTCCTCCGAGAGCGAGCTGGGCATCCTGGACCTCATCCAG GTTTTTGTGGAGACGCTGGACAAGTGCTTTGAGAACGTCTGTGAGCTGGACCTCATCTTCCACATGGACAAG GGCGGACTCTCGGCCGCTCCTTCCCGTGCAGTCTCGGCTGTGAAGAACATCAACCTGCCTGAGATCCCTCGCAACATCAACATCGGTGACATCAACATTAAAGTGCCCAACCTGTCGCAGTTCATGTGA
- the AP3S2 gene encoding AP-3 complex subunit sigma-2 isoform X9 produces the protein MINAILVFNNHGKPRLVRFYQHLVFVETLDKCFENVCELDLIFHMDKVHHILQEVVIGGMVLETNMNEIVAQVEAQSKLEKAEGGLSAAPSRAVSAVKNINLPEIPRNINIGDINIKVPNLSQFM, from the exons ATGATCAACGCCATCCTGGTGTTCAACAACCACGGGAAGCCGCGGCTTGTCCGCTTCTACCAGCACCtg GTTTTTGTGGAGACGCTGGACAAGTGCTTTGAGAACGTCTGTGAGCTGGACCTCATCTTCCACATGGACAAG GTTCACCACATCTTGCAGGAGGTGGTGATAGGTGGCATGGTGCTGGAGACTAACATGAATGAGATCGTGGCGCAGGTGGAGGCCCAGAGCAAGCTGGAGAAGGCAGAG GGCGGACTCTCGGCCGCTCCTTCCCGTGCAGTCTCGGCTGTGAAGAACATCAACCTGCCTGAGATCCCTCGCAACATCAACATCGGTGACATCAACATTAAAGTGCCCAACCTGTCGCAGTTCATGTGA
- the AP3S2 gene encoding AP-3 complex subunit sigma-2 isoform X3 translates to MINAILVFNNHGKPRLVRFYQHLAEEVQQQIIRETFHLVLKRDDHICNFLECGSLFGGSDYKLIYRHYATLYFVFCVDSSESELGILDLIQVFVETLDKCFENVCELDLIFHMDKVHHILQEVVIGGMVLETNMNEIVAQVEAQSKLEKAEGGLSAAPSRAVSAVKNINLPEIPRNINIGDINIKVPNLSQFM, encoded by the exons ATGATCAACGCCATCCTGGTGTTCAACAACCACGGGAAGCCGCGGCTTGTCCGCTTCTACCAGCACCtg GCGGAGGAGGTACAGCAGCAGATTATCCGTGAGACTTTCCACCTGGTGCTGAAGCGCGATGACCACATTTGCAACTTCCTGGAGTGTGGCAG CCTGTTTGGCGGCTCTGACTACAAGCTGATCTACCGCCACTACGCCACGCTGTACTTCGTCTTCTGTGTGGACTCCTCCGAGAGCGAGCTGGGCATCCTGGACCTCATCCAG GTTTTTGTGGAGACGCTGGACAAGTGCTTTGAGAACGTCTGTGAGCTGGACCTCATCTTCCACATGGACAAG GTTCACCACATCTTGCAGGAGGTGGTGATAGGTGGCATGGTGCTGGAGACTAACATGAATGAGATCGTGGCGCAGGTGGAGGCCCAGAGCAAGCTGGAGAAGGCAGAG GGCGGACTCTCGGCCGCTCCTTCCCGTGCAGTCTCGGCTGTGAAGAACATCAACCTGCCTGAGATCCCTCGCAACATCAACATCGGTGACATCAACATTAAAGTGCCCAACCTGTCGCAGTTCATGTGA
- the AP3S2 gene encoding AP-3 complex subunit sigma-2 isoform X1: protein MINAILVFNNHGKPRLVRFYQHLAEEVQQQIIRETFHLVLKRDDHICNFLECGSLFGGSDYKLIYRHYATLYFVFCVDSSESELGILDLIQGVFICFVATLQVLERGEEVFPYSSRMMFSQVFVETLDKCFENVCELDLIFHMDKVHHILQEVVIGGMVLETNMNEIVAQVEAQSKLEKAEGGLSAAPSRAVSAVKNINLPEIPRNINIGDINIKVPNLSQFM, encoded by the exons ATGATCAACGCCATCCTGGTGTTCAACAACCACGGGAAGCCGCGGCTTGTCCGCTTCTACCAGCACCtg GCGGAGGAGGTACAGCAGCAGATTATCCGTGAGACTTTCCACCTGGTGCTGAAGCGCGATGACCACATTTGCAACTTCCTGGAGTGTGGCAG CCTGTTTGGCGGCTCTGACTACAAGCTGATCTACCGCCACTACGCCACGCTGTACTTCGTCTTCTGTGTGGACTCCTCCGAGAGCGAGCTGGGCATCCTGGACCTCATCCAG ggAGTCTTCATCTGCTTCGTAGCcacccttcaagtactggaacgTGGAGAAGAGGTCTTCCCTTATTCCTCCAGGatgatgttttcccag GTTTTTGTGGAGACGCTGGACAAGTGCTTTGAGAACGTCTGTGAGCTGGACCTCATCTTCCACATGGACAAG GTTCACCACATCTTGCAGGAGGTGGTGATAGGTGGCATGGTGCTGGAGACTAACATGAATGAGATCGTGGCGCAGGTGGAGGCCCAGAGCAAGCTGGAGAAGGCAGAG GGCGGACTCTCGGCCGCTCCTTCCCGTGCAGTCTCGGCTGTGAAGAACATCAACCTGCCTGAGATCCCTCGCAACATCAACATCGGTGACATCAACATTAAAGTGCCCAACCTGTCGCAGTTCATGTGA
- the AP3S2 gene encoding AP-3 complex subunit sigma-2 isoform X4, whose translation MINAILVFNNHGKPRLVRFYQHLAEEVQQQIIRETFHLVLKRDDHICNFLECGSLFGGSDYKLIYRHYATLYFVFCVDSSESELGILDLIQVFVETLDKCFENVCELDLIFHMDKVHHILQEVVIGGMVLETNMNEIVAQVEAQSKLEKAEVSGNGGLSAAPSRAVSAVKNINLPEIPRNINIGDINIKVPNLSQFM comes from the exons ATGATCAACGCCATCCTGGTGTTCAACAACCACGGGAAGCCGCGGCTTGTCCGCTTCTACCAGCACCtg GCGGAGGAGGTACAGCAGCAGATTATCCGTGAGACTTTCCACCTGGTGCTGAAGCGCGATGACCACATTTGCAACTTCCTGGAGTGTGGCAG CCTGTTTGGCGGCTCTGACTACAAGCTGATCTACCGCCACTACGCCACGCTGTACTTCGTCTTCTGTGTGGACTCCTCCGAGAGCGAGCTGGGCATCCTGGACCTCATCCAG GTTTTTGTGGAGACGCTGGACAAGTGCTTTGAGAACGTCTGTGAGCTGGACCTCATCTTCCACATGGACAAG GTTCACCACATCTTGCAGGAGGTGGTGATAGGTGGCATGGTGCTGGAGACTAACATGAATGAGATCGTGGCGCAGGTGGAGGCCCAGAGCAAGCTGGAGAAGGCAGAGGTGAGTGGCAAc GGCGGACTCTCGGCCGCTCCTTCCCGTGCAGTCTCGGCTGTGAAGAACATCAACCTGCCTGAGATCCCTCGCAACATCAACATCGGTGACATCAACATTAAAGTGCCCAACCTGTCGCAGTTCATGTGA
- the AP3S2 gene encoding AP-3 complex subunit sigma-2 isoform X5: MINAILVFNNHGKPRLVRFYQHLAEEVQQQIIRETFHLVLKRDDHICNFLECGSLFGGSDYKLIYRHYATLYFVFCVDSSESELGILDLIQVFVETLDKCFENVCELDLIFHMDKEVVIGGMVLETNMNEIVAQVEAQSKLEKAEGGLSAAPSRAVSAVKNINLPEIPRNINIGDINIKVPNLSQFM, from the exons ATGATCAACGCCATCCTGGTGTTCAACAACCACGGGAAGCCGCGGCTTGTCCGCTTCTACCAGCACCtg GCGGAGGAGGTACAGCAGCAGATTATCCGTGAGACTTTCCACCTGGTGCTGAAGCGCGATGACCACATTTGCAACTTCCTGGAGTGTGGCAG CCTGTTTGGCGGCTCTGACTACAAGCTGATCTACCGCCACTACGCCACGCTGTACTTCGTCTTCTGTGTGGACTCCTCCGAGAGCGAGCTGGGCATCCTGGACCTCATCCAG GTTTTTGTGGAGACGCTGGACAAGTGCTTTGAGAACGTCTGTGAGCTGGACCTCATCTTCCACATGGACAAG GAGGTGGTGATAGGTGGCATGGTGCTGGAGACTAACATGAATGAGATCGTGGCGCAGGTGGAGGCCCAGAGCAAGCTGGAGAAGGCAGAG GGCGGACTCTCGGCCGCTCCTTCCCGTGCAGTCTCGGCTGTGAAGAACATCAACCTGCCTGAGATCCCTCGCAACATCAACATCGGTGACATCAACATTAAAGTGCCCAACCTGTCGCAGTTCATGTGA